In Solanum stenotomum isolate F172 chromosome 6, ASM1918654v1, whole genome shotgun sequence, one DNA window encodes the following:
- the LOC125867713 gene encoding glyceraldehyde-3-phosphate dehydrogenase, cytosolic has translation MANGKIKIGINGFGRIGRLVARVALQRDDVELVAVNDPFISTDYMTYMFKYDSVHGQWKHHELKVKDEKTLLFGEKAVTVFGIRNPEDIPWGEAGADFVVESTGVFTDKDKAASHLKGGAKKVVISAPSKDAPMFVVGVNENEYKPELDIVSNASCTTNCLAPLAKVINDRFGIVEGLMTTVHAMTATQKTVDGPSMKDWRGGRAASFNIIPSSTGAAKAVGKVLPSLNGKLTGMAFRVPTADVSVVDLTVRLEKEASYEDIKAAIKEESEGKLKGILGYTEDDVVSTDFVGDSRSSIFDAKAGIALSKNFVKLVSWYDNEWGYSSRVIDLICHMAKA, from the exons ATGGCCAATGGCAAGATCAAAATCGGAATCAACG gATTCGGTAGAATTGGTCGTTTGGTGGCTAGAGTTGCTCTGCAGAGGGATGATGTTGAACTAGTTGCAGTGAACGATCCATTCATTTCCACTGATTACATG ACATATATGTTTAAGTATGATTCAGTACATGGACAATGGAAGCACCATGAGCTCAAGGTTAAGGATGAGAAGACCCTTCTCTTCGGTGAGAAGGCTGTTACAGTTTTTGGAATCAG GAACCCTGAAGATATCCCATGGGGGGAAGCTGGTGCTGACTTCGTTGTTGAATCAACCGGTGTCTTCACTGACAAGGACAAGGCTGCTTCTCACTTGAAG GGTGGTGCCAAGAAGGTTGTGATCTCCGCTCCTAGCAAAGATGCCCCCATGTTTGTTGTGGGTGTCAACGAGAATGAATACAAGCCAGAGTTGGACATTGTCTCCAACGCTAGTTGCACTACTAACTGCCTTGCACCTTTGGCTAAGGTCATCAATGATAGGTTTGGCATTGTGGAGGGTCTCATGACCACTGTCCACGCCATGACTG CCACCCAGAAAACTGTTGATGGTCCATCCATGAAGGACTGGAGAGGTGGAAGAGCTGCTTCATTCAACATCATCCCTAGCAGCACTGGAGCAGCCAAG GCTGTTGGAAAAGTGCTCCCATCACTTAACGGCAAATTGACTGGAATGGCCTTCAGAGTACCAACTGCTGATGTTTCCGTTGTTGACCTTACTGTAAGACTTGAGAAAGAAGCCTCATATGAAGACATCAAGGCTGCAATCAA AGAGGAATCAGAGGGTAAATTGAAGGGTATCTTGGGATACACTGAAGATGATGTGGTTTCCACAGACTTTGTTGGTGACAGCAg GTCAAGCATTTTCGATGCCAAGGCTGGAATTGCTTTGAGCAAGAACTTTGTGAAACTTGTGTCATGGTATGACAACGAATGGGGTTACAG TTCCCGTGTGATTGATTTGATCTGCCATATGGCTAAGGCTTGA